The DNA window TCCGCACTGGACGGCCTTGCCAAGGCGCCGGCGGACATGGCCATCCTGGATATCAAGATGCCGCGCATGGACGGCATGGAACTCCTGCGCCGGCTGCGCCAGAAGTCCGACATGCCGGTCATCTTCCTGACCTCCAAGGACGACGAGATCGACGAGCTTTTCGGCCTCAAGATGGGCGCCGACGATTTCATCCGCAAACCCTTCTCGCAGCGCCTGCTGGTCGAGCGCGTCAAGGCCGTGATGCGCCGCATCAGCCCGCGCGATCCGTCGGCGCCGAAGGTCACAGACACCGCGCGCAACATCGATCGCGGCCCGCTGATGATGGATCCCGAGCGCCACACCTGCACCTGGAACGGCCAGAACGTGACGCTCACCGTGACGGAGTTCCTGATTCTCTATGCCCTCGCGCAGCGCCCCGGCGTGGTGAAGAGCCGCAATGCGCTGATGGATGCCGCCTACGACGATCAGGTCTATGTCGACGATCGCACGATCGACAGCCATATCAAGCGGTTGCGCAAGAAGTTCAAGGCAATCGACGACGACTTCGACATGATCGAGACGCTCTACGGCGTCGGATACCGCTTCCGCGAAATGTGAGCCGGTTTCCGCCGCAATCGTGTGGCCCCCACTTGCCGAGGTCGGCCACCCGGCGTAGCTAGGGAAGCCTGCGGGCGGATCGGTTCGGGACCGTCCGTCGCAGGTCCGCGCGCCGAAACATGACCGCCTTGCGGCTGGACG is part of the Hartmannibacter diazotrophicus genome and encodes:
- a CDS encoding response regulator transcription factor produces the protein MPTIALVDDDRNILASVSIALESEGYRVDTYTDGASALDGLAKAPADMAILDIKMPRMDGMELLRRLRQKSDMPVIFLTSKDDEIDELFGLKMGADDFIRKPFSQRLLVERVKAVMRRISPRDPSAPKVTDTARNIDRGPLMMDPERHTCTWNGQNVTLTVTEFLILYALAQRPGVVKSRNALMDAAYDDQVYVDDRTIDSHIKRLRKKFKAIDDDFDMIETLYGVGYRFREM